Below is a genomic region from Sutterella megalosphaeroides.
CTTCACGCAGTTGAGACCGCGGTTGACGGGCGCGTCGGGGTCGCCCTTCGTGGCGACGACGCGACCGTCGCGCACGCCGACCAAAAGGCCGCAACCCGTGCCGCAGAAGCGGCACACGCCTTTGTGCCAGAGGATGCCGTCGTCGGCCGCCTTGGCGGCTTCGGCCTGGGCTTGAGTGACGGGGATGCCGAGGGAAAGGGCGGCGGCGCCGGCGAGGCCCGACTTGATCAGGTCGCGTCGCTGGAAGGTGAGCGGTCGTTCGTGGGTCATGATGCGTAGTCGTAAGAGGAGTGGTCGGAGCGGTGCGGCCCGGGGCCGCGGAGAGCGAAGGTGCGGGCGCGGCCCGTCAGCCTTCCGTGGGTTCGTCGATTCGGTGTTCGATGAGGCTGACGTCGAGCACGCCGCTCGCGCGGCGCACGAGCTCGAAAATCCGAACTTCTTCGTCGACGTTTTCGGCTTCGATCGTGCAGACGATGCGACGCGTGGTCGGGTCCGCGGCATGGACGTCCACGCCGTCGATCTCGGACGCGGCGCGAACCGCATCGTCCAGGCGACCTTCTTCGGCCACCACGAGAATGGAGGAATAGTTCATGGAAAAACGGGGTCTTCGAGTGTCGGAAAAGAACGTCGGGGCGACGTTGAAACCGGAACCGTTTGATGCGGAACTCTCGGTTTTTATTATAAAAATCCGACAAAAATGAACCAGCCCCCGTTGTGGAGAGGGAATCGATCCGTCGCCTCTCCCGAATGGGGGAGGGCGTGTGCCCCCAAGGGGGAGCGAAGCGCCCGAGAGCGTCGAAGAGCGCCCGAAAGCGGGTTACGACGCCCCGTCGTCGAATTTCGACGCGAGTGCCGTGAGGAGTGCGGCTACGAGGAGAAGCGCGGCGAGGAAATAGGGAAGCCCCGCAGCGAGCGCCGACGGGTCCTGTCGACCGGCGTAGAAGATGAGCGGCGTGCCGATCAGGGGACTCACGGCACCCGTAAAGCTGTTGAGCGAGCTGACGGCCCCCATGCGAACGCCCTGTCGCGTGGCGTCGCCCGTGCGGCTCACGAGCCCTTGCACCGTGGGGCCGACGATTCCCATGAGGGCGAACGCGCACATGAGCAAAGCGGCAAGCGGCCCCGAAGTCGAAAGCCCCATGCCGAGAAGCGCGAGGAGCCCGACCAAGAGCCCGATCGTGACGATCCGCTTGGGCGAGAGGCGCCGCGCCGCTTTTGGCAGAAGCCACCCCTGCGTGAACGTGATCGAGAGCCCGAGCGCGAAAATGGAAAAGCCGATCGCCTGAGGTGTCCAGCCGTAGCGGAATTCCGTATAAAGCGCCCACGTGCATTGGACGACGCTTTGCGAAAGTGTGTAGAGCACGACGATGGCGAGCGCGGGAACGAGCGCGCGTTCGCGCCCGAGTTCGGCGAGAGCGCCGAAGGGGTGCATCCGCCGCCAG
It encodes:
- a CDS encoding chaperone NapD; translated protein: MNYSSILVVAEEGRLDDAVRAASEIDGVDVHAADPTTRRIVCTIEAENVDEEVRIFELVRRASGVLDVSLIEHRIDEPTEG
- a CDS encoding MFS transporter; protein product: MSSHRPAVGFVLACVLLDALGIGLIIPVLPRLIGTLTNSPDEQTLWYGAVMVSYGLMQFFFAPLIGALSDRIGRRPVLLAGIAGLALMMIVPAVTTSVELLLLSRIAGGALSSNIVVAQAYIADVTPADRRTAAFGRIGAIFGIAFVLGPALGGLLGEYDPRLPFAVAAVICLLNFLYGLFVLPESLTTPDTTPIPWRRMHPFGALAELGRERALVPALAIVVLYTLSQSVVQCTWALYTEFRYGWTPQAIGFSIFALGLSITFTQGWLLPKAARRLSPKRIVTIGLLVGLLALLGMGLSTSGPLAALLMCAFALMGIVGPTVQGLVSRTGDATRQGVRMGAVSSLNSFTGAVSPLIGTPLIFYAGRQDPSALAAGLPYFLAALLLVAALLTALASKFDDGAS